The Candidatus Acidiferrales bacterium genome has a segment encoding these proteins:
- the flgB gene encoding flagellar basal body rod protein FlgB has protein sequence MKIDLFDRSRIPLLEKQLDALSLRNKAIASNIANIGTPNYKRLDVSFENELSDAISEANNSVDLSNNVEQVEPEMGVDRASLYFNGANNIDIDHEMAELAKNQLQFGLVSKLVAGTFQSIDKSINGEGQ, from the coding sequence ATGAAAATAGATTTGTTTGACCGAAGCAGGATCCCGCTTCTTGAGAAACAGCTAGATGCGCTTTCCCTTCGCAACAAAGCGATTGCCAGCAACATTGCAAACATTGGAACTCCAAACTATAAGCGGCTTGACGTGAGTTTTGAGAATGAGCTTTCGGACGCTATCTCGGAAGCGAATAACTCGGTTGATCTCAGCAACAACGTGGAACAAGTTGAGCCGGAGATGGGAGTTGATCGGGCAAGCTTGTATTTCAATGGAGCGAACAATATCGATATAGACCACGAAATGGCGGAGCTCGCAAAAAATCAATTGCAATTCGGCCTGGTTTCAAAATTAGTCGCCGGAACATTTCAATCGATAGACAAAAGTATAAATGGTGAAGGTCAATGA
- a CDS encoding FlgD immunoglobulin-like domain containing protein, translating to MILNQIDSTTGAAASATATSSSSSSQSAGLSSAANLNENDFLNMLITELKNQDPTNPLQSTDLAAQLAQFSQVSELQTMNTNIQNATNANLVLTQSINNTMAATLIGKQIKANSSTIVYDGTALPSVGVTLNGNAADVKVQIKDSAGNVVRTIDAGPKLAGDNTISWDGKDDSGNSLQAGDYTFSVSATDSAGNSVSTSSYSLGVVQGVKYSSSGTVLIVNGEEINLSDVEEIFGSGN from the coding sequence ATGATACTTAATCAAATCGATTCCACGACCGGCGCAGCTGCGTCAGCCACGGCAACATCGTCATCGTCTTCTTCACAATCGGCGGGGTTATCTTCGGCGGCAAATCTCAATGAGAATGATTTTCTTAACATGCTGATTACCGAACTGAAGAATCAGGATCCGACGAATCCTCTTCAGAGTACGGATCTCGCCGCTCAGCTTGCCCAGTTCAGTCAAGTCAGTGAGCTGCAGACGATGAATACGAATATCCAGAATGCAACGAACGCAAACCTGGTATTGACGCAATCCATAAACAATACCATGGCAGCAACATTGATCGGCAAACAAATCAAAGCGAACTCATCTACGATAGTTTACGACGGAACCGCTCTCCCGTCCGTAGGTGTTACGCTGAACGGAAACGCCGCCGACGTCAAGGTGCAAATTAAAGATTCCGCTGGCAACGTGGTACGTACGATAGACGCCGGCCCTAAGTTGGCCGGTGACAATACGATCTCGTGGGACGGAAAAGATGACTCTGGGAACAGTCTGCAAGCAGGTGATTACACCTTTTCTGTCAGTGCGACCGACTCCGCCGGGAACTCAGTTTCCACATCGTCCTATTCTCTCGGAGTTGTGCAAGGAGTCAAGTACAGTTCAAGCGGCACGGTGCTTATCGTGAACGGCGAGGAGATCAATTTATCCGATGTCGAAGAGATTTTCGGCAGCGGTAATTAA
- a CDS encoding TIGR02530 family flagellar biosynthesis protein, with protein sequence MAQEIDGIKVPFVPIGGVDGLRSTPPVGQPTGKSFDEVLRGEIDRLKFSHHAQSRLESRNIQLSDDDVKQLADAVDRASQKGAQDSLVIMKNVGYIVNVKNRTVVTAVDGDSLSENVFTNIDSAVLINK encoded by the coding sequence ATGGCACAGGAAATTGACGGCATAAAAGTTCCGTTCGTTCCGATTGGAGGAGTGGATGGACTGCGTTCGACCCCGCCAGTCGGACAGCCGACCGGGAAATCATTTGACGAAGTCCTGCGCGGGGAAATCGACCGGTTGAAGTTTTCTCATCATGCCCAATCCCGTCTGGAATCTCGAAATATCCAATTGTCCGATGATGACGTCAAGCAACTCGCAGATGCGGTCGACCGGGCAAGCCAGAAGGGCGCGCAGGATTCACTTGTCATCATGAAGAATGTTGGTTACATCGTCAACGTAAAGAATCGCACTGTCGTGACTGCCGTTGACGGGGATAGTCTAAGTGAAAATGTTTTTACGAACATCGACAGTGCAGTTTTAATTAACAAATAA
- a CDS encoding ABC transporter substrate binding protein, with amino-acid sequence MRFFYNIIKPICVVIFVILISVKTPRAVDSNVTPLQMIFMIKQLIPQTQALGLLWNQTKINSGEYLPKIERASASMGVKVIVEDVEELSDISQKFRDLKDNYHVQAVWVFDNSDPLNSNIAKDFLIKNTIVNGIALFAPNTDWVSAGACASLLSDGSTVKLYVNKKTINALGIKVPDKYLQDTQFIATN; translated from the coding sequence ATGCGATTCTTCTACAACATCATTAAGCCGATCTGCGTCGTGATTTTTGTTATCCTTATATCGGTTAAAACGCCGCGTGCGGTCGACTCGAATGTGACTCCTCTTCAGATGATTTTCATGATTAAACAGCTCATTCCTCAGACGCAGGCGCTCGGATTGCTGTGGAATCAAACCAAAATTAATTCGGGCGAATATCTGCCGAAAATAGAGAGGGCGTCGGCTTCGATGGGCGTTAAAGTCATAGTTGAAGATGTCGAGGAATTGAGCGATATCTCGCAGAAATTCAGGGACCTCAAAGATAATTACCATGTCCAGGCAGTTTGGGTATTCGACAATAGCGACCCGCTTAACAGCAACATAGCAAAAGATTTCCTGATAAAGAACACTATCGTAAATGGAATCGCCCTTTTCGCCCCGAACACCGACTGGGTTTCAGCAGGGGCTTGTGCCTCTCTGCTTTCAGACGGGAGTACTGTGAAGCTATATGTTAATAAAAAGACCATTAACGCACTCGGGATAAAAGTGCCCGATAAATATCTACAAGACACACAGTTCATAGCAACAAACTGA
- the fliG gene encoding flagellar motor switch protein FliG — protein sequence MSREIARAITYEQLTGRQKAAVLMIALDVESAAHIFKHLDQTEIEKLTVEITNMQGVHSNVINKVMEEYQQLGLAQEYIVKGGIEYAHSVLEKALGSVKAGEIIEKVKELTTIKGFSVLKKAEPKQLANFLQKEHPQTIALILSNLASELAADVLEAFPEELRADVAFRITTLGRVAPSLVGEIENVVDQVAEEVINENSTSSGGARLMAAILNKVGVIQAKFLMGSIEQRDPQAATEVKRLMFMFEDVLYIDDRSVQRILREVDKKDLTLSLKIADEKLKQKIFSNMSERATDMIKEELQFMGPVRLRDVEAAQTRIIEVIRQLEENEEIVIGGRGGPEDVFV from the coding sequence ATGTCTAGAGAAATTGCGCGGGCGATCACATACGAGCAGTTGACGGGAAGACAGAAGGCGGCTGTGTTGATGATCGCTTTGGACGTCGAAAGTGCAGCTCACATATTCAAACATCTCGATCAAACCGAGATCGAGAAGCTCACCGTAGAAATCACGAACATGCAGGGAGTTCATTCGAATGTCATAAACAAGGTAATGGAAGAATACCAGCAACTGGGTCTCGCACAGGAGTATATCGTCAAGGGAGGGATTGAGTATGCGCATTCTGTTTTGGAAAAAGCGTTGGGTTCGGTAAAAGCAGGTGAGATAATAGAAAAAGTGAAAGAGCTTACGACGATAAAAGGCTTTTCGGTTTTGAAGAAAGCGGAGCCCAAACAGCTTGCCAACTTTTTGCAGAAGGAACACCCGCAGACAATTGCATTGATATTGAGCAATCTTGCCTCCGAGCTTGCGGCGGACGTGTTAGAAGCGTTTCCGGAAGAGCTTCGCGCGGACGTCGCATTTAGGATTACCACGCTCGGAAGGGTGGCGCCGAGCCTTGTAGGAGAGATTGAAAACGTCGTAGACCAGGTTGCAGAAGAAGTAATAAATGAAAATAGTACTTCCAGCGGCGGCGCCAGGCTAATGGCAGCGATCTTGAACAAGGTTGGCGTCATTCAAGCAAAGTTTCTCATGGGTTCGATCGAACAGCGCGACCCGCAGGCTGCCACCGAGGTGAAGAGGTTGATGTTCATGTTTGAAGACGTCCTTTATATCGACGACCGGAGTGTCCAGAGAATCCTCCGTGAAGTTGACAAAAAAGACCTTACACTCTCGCTTAAGATTGCAGACGAGAAGCTGAAGCAAAAGATATTTTCGAACATGTCAGAGCGTGCTACCGACATGATAAAGGAAGAATTGCAGTTCATGGGCCCTGTCCGGCTTCGCGATGTTGAAGCTGCACAAACAAGGATCATAGAAGTAATTCGTCAATTGGAAGAAAACGAAGAGATAGTAATCGGCGGAAGAGGAGGGCCGGAAGATGTCTTTGTCTAA
- the flgC gene encoding flagellar basal body rod protein FlgC has translation MKIGKIFSAIDISASGLALQRKKMDAIASNLANVDSVGPDGKPYQRQEVLAVPGKSVPFADELKNQLIPLVTSDQSHIASLPDNFVGRDYTVREVEGKVVQDSSATKTVYDPSNPNADKDGYVTEPKVNVVTEMVDMIATTRTYEANVTAIDASKNIIKDSLDI, from the coding sequence ATGAAGATCGGGAAAATATTTTCGGCAATCGATATAAGCGCTTCCGGTCTCGCACTTCAACGAAAAAAAATGGACGCGATTGCGTCAAATCTTGCAAACGTGGATTCAGTTGGACCGGATGGGAAACCCTATCAGCGGCAGGAAGTTCTCGCTGTGCCCGGAAAAAGCGTTCCATTTGCCGATGAATTGAAAAATCAACTTATCCCTCTCGTTACGTCGGATCAAAGTCATATTGCGAGCCTGCCGGACAATTTCGTCGGCCGCGATTATACCGTGCGTGAAGTCGAGGGAAAGGTGGTGCAGGATTCTTCGGCAACGAAAACTGTATACGATCCATCAAATCCCAATGCTGACAAAGATGGATATGTGACTGAGCCGAAGGTAAACGTAGTTACTGAGATGGTCGATATGATTGCAACGACCCGCACCTACGAGGCGAACGTCACCGCAATTGACGCGTCGAAGAACATCATAAAAGATTCACTTGATATTTGA
- a CDS encoding FliH/SctL family protein, translating into MSLSKEKYDRKNLNVIKVNSVPARMKIADYRSFLEEIDADKVLKFDAENSVARERSEDDFEKFGRADGSSRNEVTIAYEEGFEAGKTEATKLLQAEYEKKVEGIVGDFVAMVHEFSGEIEKYNREYDKAIVTLALAVARRLVAREIALDESAVLARSREAIRKIIGVERIKIHINPSDEEYIREHRNDLSSYADSVKEIAIESDNKVERGGCIIESELGNIDARISTQFDLIEEAFSELAK; encoded by the coding sequence ATGTCTTTGTCTAAGGAAAAATACGACCGCAAAAATTTGAATGTCATAAAAGTAAATTCGGTACCGGCCAGGATGAAGATAGCGGACTATAGAAGCTTCCTGGAAGAAATCGACGCCGATAAAGTATTGAAGTTCGATGCTGAAAATTCTGTTGCCAGAGAAAGATCGGAAGATGATTTTGAAAAATTCGGCCGCGCTGACGGCTCTTCACGAAACGAAGTTACGATAGCGTACGAAGAAGGGTTCGAGGCAGGAAAAACGGAAGCTACGAAACTGCTCCAGGCCGAGTACGAAAAAAAGGTCGAAGGCATCGTGGGCGACTTCGTTGCCATGGTGCATGAGTTTTCCGGCGAAATCGAAAAATACAACAGAGAATACGACAAAGCGATCGTGACGCTTGCGCTGGCGGTTGCCAGACGACTCGTGGCACGTGAAATCGCCCTGGATGAAAGCGCCGTTCTGGCCCGCTCGCGTGAAGCGATCAGAAAAATCATCGGAGTTGAACGAATAAAGATTCACATTAATCCTTCCGATGAAGAATATATAAGAGAACATCGAAACGATCTCAGCAGCTATGCCGATTCCGTCAAGGAAATCGCTATAGAATCGGACAACAAGGTTGAGCGAGGCGGATGTATTATCGAAAGCGAGCTTGGAAATATCGACGCGAGAATTTCAACGCAGTTTGACCTCATAGAAGAGGCTTTTTCAGAACTGGCTAAATAA
- a CDS encoding flagellar hook-length control protein FliK, with translation MQSQAMSSYVDPAQNPSMAISTMKSQCTNNTVGDGSPSDQPFAKLLDNLLIGTSGCPMGVMNGKSRPGEYANVFPHNGSLTSESENPRNEKTNNTDYSELASLILGIFSAESPAQVACKPDVGTGNDKSDSPESFKVTAKIEQQLAALLTSSRGYLDDNSASSSSRFSGISFMSMLSKKAGENPVMKESLLKILSDSLNSSVNKKSSNELEEILADLSRSGSQPNKGNPQTVSSRTVAEITPQAFRVLQTSTKNGITQAKDAQPSQSSTGKIPAAEIPSALVGKDLSNASALQPAVKSSEEAGKPSIDRDNQTGIKVENISANPDKSPSKVSPDAERQGSSKDSFADLTKHDGTDIYAGISTDPKNDVRFKQDFSSAVEESRDAAPSKPDISQVAQNIIREAKMMVQENKTVVSVRLEPESLGSVVLRVASDNGKISAEFNVRTSDARTYLESSIPQMREMLNSNGVSLSHLSVNLTGGESQRQQQQSRKNPQKFSAEGNSVEAARSFGYNTIEVKV, from the coding sequence ATGCAGTCTCAAGCAATGTCTTCCTATGTTGATCCGGCTCAAAATCCATCAATGGCAATCTCGACCATGAAAAGCCAGTGCACTAATAACACCGTTGGCGATGGTTCCCCATCGGATCAACCGTTTGCAAAATTGTTGGACAATCTTCTGATAGGCACCTCCGGCTGCCCAATGGGTGTGATGAATGGAAAATCTCGACCTGGTGAATATGCTAACGTGTTCCCGCATAACGGATCACTTACCTCCGAGAGCGAAAACCCAAGAAATGAGAAGACAAATAACACAGACTACTCTGAGTTGGCATCGTTAATTCTCGGGATTTTTTCCGCAGAATCACCTGCACAAGTTGCCTGCAAGCCCGATGTCGGCACGGGTAACGATAAATCAGATTCCCCAGAGTCTTTTAAGGTTACTGCGAAGATAGAACAGCAGTTGGCCGCACTTCTGACAAGCTCGCGAGGTTATTTAGATGATAATTCTGCAAGTTCGTCCTCGCGATTTTCCGGAATCAGCTTCATGTCGATGCTTTCAAAGAAGGCAGGAGAAAATCCAGTGATGAAAGAAAGTCTCCTGAAAATCTTGTCCGACTCATTGAACAGTTCGGTAAATAAGAAATCGTCGAATGAGCTGGAAGAAATTTTAGCTGATCTTTCGCGTTCCGGATCGCAACCCAACAAAGGTAATCCGCAAACTGTGTCCTCGCGAACAGTAGCTGAAATCACTCCTCAAGCATTCAGAGTTCTGCAGACCTCAACAAAGAACGGAATTACTCAAGCAAAAGATGCTCAGCCGTCTCAGAGTTCAACTGGGAAGATACCCGCAGCGGAAATTCCTTCCGCGCTGGTTGGTAAAGATTTGTCGAATGCATCCGCATTGCAGCCAGCGGTGAAATCATCCGAGGAAGCAGGCAAACCTTCTATAGACCGTGACAATCAAACTGGCATTAAGGTCGAGAACATTTCTGCAAATCCCGACAAATCTCCCTCAAAGGTTTCACCTGACGCGGAAAGACAAGGGTCTTCAAAGGACAGTTTTGCTGACCTGACGAAGCATGACGGTACTGATATCTATGCTGGCATTTCAACGGATCCTAAGAACGATGTCCGGTTCAAGCAGGACTTTTCAAGCGCCGTCGAAGAAAGCCGTGATGCAGCCCCATCAAAGCCGGACATATCCCAAGTCGCACAGAATATTATACGCGAAGCAAAGATGATGGTGCAGGAGAACAAAACTGTCGTGAGTGTCAGGCTGGAACCGGAATCCCTTGGATCGGTTGTTCTCAGGGTTGCAAGTGACAACGGTAAGATCAGCGCAGAGTTTAATGTGAGGACCTCCGACGCGCGCACTTATTTGGAGTCGTCTATTCCCCAAATGAGAGAGATGCTCAACTCGAACGGCGTGTCATTGTCTCATCTGTCAGTGAATCTAACGGGAGGCGAATCGCAGAGGCAGCAGCAGCAGTCGAGAAAAAATCCTCAGAAATTTTCAGCTGAAGGCAATTCCGTAGAAGCGGCGAGGAGCTTCGGCTATAACACAATCGAAGTGAAAGTATAA
- the fliF gene encoding flagellar basal-body MS-ring/collar protein FliF gives MANSVSGYTSQVNTVLKRLTLGQKVGIVLAVITSVVALYMLITWANKPTFGVLFSNLDAQDASKIIDKLKQSSVEYQIGDDGKAILVPKDRVYELRLQMAGQGLPQTSVVGYEIFDKPSFGMTDFTQKVNFKRALEGELEKTILQLDEVDGSSVHIVIPEKALFESEQKKTTASVFLKLKDGAHISPDAVSGVQRLVAASVEGLDANDVTIVDSRGNLLSTKSDGLEGMSASQYDIQSKVESYLANKTQTMLDGVLGSGNAIVRITAQLDFNQVEKTTEQYDPNSVILSEQTMQERSSAPSDSTANNSTRTNSVTNYDVGKTVEKIVGNTGGIKKLSAAVLVNGKYTSIEKNGQSSVSYTPRSESEIVQLTNIVKTAIGFDATRGDDVSLINIPFENSEQVFTLKPKPGFQIQDYANKLIILAAMIGAVAVFLSIFKKLRKSELAIPQPILLHSKPTLQASPSGAAHIPDQMERIQAAEYSEDVLRANKVREDVSGYIQSKPMDAANLLKVWLTEGE, from the coding sequence ATGGCTAATTCGGTTTCGGGCTACACTTCACAAGTGAATACGGTTTTGAAGAGGCTGACTCTCGGTCAAAAGGTCGGTATCGTACTTGCGGTAATCACATCGGTTGTTGCTCTCTATATGCTGATAACGTGGGCGAACAAGCCGACCTTTGGAGTCCTCTTCTCAAACCTTGATGCGCAGGACGCTTCAAAAATAATTGACAAACTGAAACAGAGTTCGGTGGAGTACCAGATCGGCGACGACGGGAAGGCTATACTTGTACCGAAGGATAGAGTTTATGAACTGCGTCTTCAGATGGCAGGTCAAGGACTTCCACAGACAAGCGTCGTAGGTTATGAGATTTTCGATAAGCCGTCGTTCGGCATGACAGACTTTACACAAAAGGTAAATTTCAAAAGGGCGCTTGAAGGCGAATTGGAAAAGACCATACTCCAGCTTGACGAGGTTGATGGATCGAGCGTCCACATCGTTATTCCGGAGAAGGCTCTTTTTGAAAGTGAACAGAAGAAAACTACGGCGTCGGTGTTTTTGAAACTGAAGGATGGAGCTCACATCAGCCCGGACGCGGTCAGCGGAGTCCAGCGATTGGTGGCAGCAAGTGTAGAGGGCCTCGATGCTAACGACGTTACCATTGTAGATTCAAGAGGGAATTTGTTGTCGACCAAGAGCGACGGTCTCGAAGGCATGTCGGCGTCACAGTACGACATACAAAGTAAAGTCGAATCTTATCTGGCAAATAAAACACAAACGATGCTGGACGGCGTTCTAGGATCGGGGAATGCAATAGTCAGGATCACAGCGCAACTCGATTTCAATCAAGTGGAGAAGACAACCGAGCAGTATGATCCCAACAGTGTCATCCTGAGTGAGCAAACCATGCAAGAACGCTCATCTGCACCCAGCGACAGCACCGCGAATAATTCGACCCGAACAAACTCAGTGACGAACTACGATGTCGGCAAAACCGTCGAAAAAATTGTCGGAAATACAGGGGGAATAAAGAAACTCTCTGCTGCAGTCCTGGTCAATGGGAAATACACGTCGATAGAAAAGAACGGCCAGAGCAGCGTATCCTACACGCCGAGAAGCGAAAGTGAAATTGTTCAGCTGACTAACATCGTAAAAACGGCGATAGGCTTTGATGCGACACGCGGAGATGACGTGTCATTGATAAATATTCCGTTCGAAAACAGTGAACAGGTTTTCACGCTTAAACCGAAACCGGGATTTCAGATTCAGGATTATGCGAACAAGCTGATTATCCTTGCAGCAATGATAGGGGCGGTGGCAGTGTTTCTTTCTATTTTCAAGAAGCTGCGAAAAAGTGAACTTGCGATACCGCAGCCGATCCTGTTGCATTCGAAGCCGACCTTGCAGGCTTCTCCGTCTGGCGCAGCTCATATCCCCGATCAAATGGAGAGAATCCAGGCAGCAGAGTATTCAGAAGATGTATTGCGGGCTAATAAAGTCAGAGAGGACGTCAGCGGCTATATTCAGAGCAAACCGATGGATGCTGCTAACCTTCTCAAGGTTTGGCTAACGGAAGGTGAATAA
- the fliI gene encoding flagellar protein export ATPase FliI → MSAVLEHIDKYIEQLDRLDLIKVNGRVSDVIGLVIESVGPTSSLGDVCSIKSREGEDLCLSEVVGFRSNKVLSMVLGSASSISPGSEIVASGKSFSVGVGMGLLGRVLDGLGKPMDANGPVEPEEIRSIHHAPPNPLERKRITNPISTGIRSIDALLTIGKGQRIGIFAGSGVGKSVALGMIARKSSADVNVIALVGERGREVRDFIEKELGEEGLKKSVLVVATSDQASLIRVKAAMIATTIAEFFRDKGLDVLLMMDSVTRVAMAQREVGLTIGEPPTTKGYTPSVFALLPRLLERAGNAKNGSITGLYTVLVEGDDMNEPVADAARSILDGHVVLSRKLASAGHYPAIDVLESVSRVMPDITTADHRRAAGCIMDLLSTYREAEDLINIGAYVKGSNQKIDKSISMIEPIRSFLKQGMDESSDLDGAINKLAELATL, encoded by the coding sequence ATGAGCGCGGTTTTGGAACACATCGACAAATATATCGAGCAGCTGGACAGACTCGATTTGATCAAGGTGAATGGCCGAGTATCGGATGTAATCGGACTGGTAATTGAATCCGTAGGTCCGACATCTTCACTCGGTGATGTCTGCAGCATCAAATCGCGGGAGGGCGAGGATCTGTGCCTTTCCGAAGTTGTGGGATTCAGGAGTAACAAAGTTTTGTCCATGGTCCTCGGAAGTGCATCCAGCATAAGCCCCGGCAGCGAGATAGTCGCGAGCGGGAAGAGTTTTTCCGTCGGCGTCGGCATGGGACTGCTGGGCAGAGTCCTGGATGGACTGGGGAAACCGATGGATGCGAACGGACCGGTCGAACCTGAAGAGATTCGATCAATCCATCATGCTCCGCCAAATCCTTTAGAAAGGAAAAGAATAACCAATCCGATTTCGACTGGAATCCGTTCCATCGATGCACTTCTGACAATTGGGAAAGGTCAGAGGATAGGGATATTTGCAGGAAGCGGGGTTGGAAAAAGTGTCGCCCTTGGCATGATCGCTAGAAAATCGAGTGCCGATGTAAATGTGATTGCACTCGTCGGAGAGAGAGGAAGGGAAGTAAGGGATTTCATAGAAAAGGAACTTGGCGAGGAAGGTTTGAAAAAAAGCGTTCTCGTCGTGGCGACAAGCGATCAGGCATCTCTCATCCGCGTGAAGGCAGCAATGATCGCGACCACAATAGCAGAATTTTTCAGGGACAAAGGACTCGATGTTCTTTTGATGATGGATTCGGTTACTCGTGTCGCCATGGCACAAAGAGAAGTCGGATTGACAATTGGCGAGCCGCCGACCACAAAAGGCTACACGCCGAGCGTATTCGCACTTCTTCCTCGCCTGCTCGAACGGGCCGGAAACGCAAAAAATGGCAGTATCACCGGATTATATACCGTGCTGGTCGAGGGCGACGACATGAATGAGCCGGTCGCCGATGCCGCCCGTTCAATTCTGGACGGACATGTCGTTCTTTCGCGAAAGCTGGCATCGGCGGGACATTATCCTGCGATAGATGTCCTCGAAAGCGTCTCGCGCGTTATGCCCGATATTACAACCGCGGATCATCGAAGAGCCGCGGGCTGCATAATGGATCTCCTTTCAACTTACCGCGAAGCTGAAGATCTCATCAATATAGGAGCCTACGTGAAGGGAAGTAATCAGAAAATTGACAAGTCTATTTCTATGATCGAGCCGATCAGGTCGTTCCTTAAGCAGGGAATGGATGAATCGTCGGACTTGGACGGTGCGATAAACAAGCTGGCGGAACTTGCCACGCTTTGA
- a CDS encoding flagellar export protein FliJ — protein MARFKFRLQSVIRVKEIQEKKIQRELAQVKKRILQEQENLETLEDERERLLSASPLNGKIKAADIVTHHDYIKKISEEIRFENARIDSLTEFETKKIDEVLEVKKDREAIEHLKEKRLEEARRELDRKEQVLIDAIAQRMSA, from the coding sequence ATGGCGCGATTCAAATTCAGGCTTCAATCAGTAATAAGAGTCAAAGAAATACAGGAAAAGAAAATTCAGCGTGAGCTTGCTCAGGTGAAGAAACGCATACTGCAGGAGCAGGAAAATCTTGAGACACTTGAAGATGAACGCGAGAGACTACTCTCTGCCTCTCCGCTGAACGGTAAAATAAAAGCCGCCGACATCGTAACACACCACGACTACATCAAGAAAATATCGGAAGAGATCCGGTTCGAGAATGCCAGGATCGATAGCCTGACGGAATTTGAGACAAAAAAGATAGACGAGGTTCTTGAGGTTAAGAAAGATCGTGAAGCGATTGAGCATCTGAAGGAGAAACGGCTGGAAGAAGCCAGAAGAGAACTAGATCGAAAAGAGCAGGTCCTAATTGATGCCATTGCCCAGCGAATGAGTGCCTAG
- the fliE gene encoding flagellar hook-basal body complex protein FliE, with product MQVGDIQSAMSQINTDISAGKSAEDVTKSFQETLEGFIGNVNDLQNSANDAIDKMASGEAADVHEVMVAVEKAKVSFDLLLQVRNKMLDAYKQIMQMQI from the coding sequence ATGCAGGTTGGCGATATTCAGTCGGCGATGAGTCAGATAAACACAGATATTTCTGCTGGCAAGAGCGCCGAAGACGTTACAAAGAGTTTTCAGGAAACTCTCGAAGGGTTCATAGGCAACGTTAACGATTTGCAGAACAGCGCTAACGACGCCATCGATAAGATGGCATCAGGAGAGGCAGCGGATGTCCATGAAGTCATGGTTGCCGTCGAGAAAGCTAAGGTAAGCTTCGACCTCTTGCTTCAGGTTAGAAACAAGATGCTGGATGCCTACAAACAAATAATGCAAATGCAAATATAG